In Canis lupus familiaris isolate Mischka breed German Shepherd chromosome 5, alternate assembly UU_Cfam_GSD_1.0, whole genome shotgun sequence, a genomic segment contains:
- the LOC119871920 gene encoding uncharacterized protein LOC119871920, with protein MSSNLLLKRVGGVCSHLRLSSPTSGYACTTGHVRDCLRSFRAQQPKPGTALKTVNPRKETSWSHVATINIDKELWAVAKQGPREGVPHEGVCPESCLLHHPVPRKSEIWGRISESVWKAVVVLCVRVLGPLGQISRSRAFSIRHLPLAVLEAGASAGLGSPGALGEGPSCLSQLLGAPRVLWLEAVSLWSLSSRGLSSVSVSKLPCPYEDTRPWIHGRPDCSRTSVYLNYICKDPASKYGPILWFQVGVSLGGYSSPQDLPEEGQDRGGPEGASACRSRAGFGSRAATSWIPSSLELQGYELRTERAQHIDDTFT; from the coding sequence ATGAGTTCAAACCTTCTTTTGAAACGTGTAGGTGGTGTTTGCTCTCACCTGCGACTCAGCAGCCCTACTTCTGGGTACGCATGCACCACAGGGCATGTGCGAGACTGTTTGCGGTCATTCCGGGCCCAGCAACCCAAACCGGGAACTGCCCTCAAGACTGTGAATCCCAGAAAGGAGACATCATGGTCACATGTCGCCACAATAAACATTGATAAGGAGCTATGGGCTGTAGCTAAGCAGGGCCCACGTGAAGGAGTGCCACATGAAGGAGTCTGCCCTGAGAGCTGCCTACTGCACCATCCTGTTCCCAGAAAGTCTGAAATTTGGGGCAGAATCAGTGAATCTGTGTGGAAGGCAGTAGTGGTGCTTTgtgtcagggtcctggggccgCTGGGACAGATCAGCAGAAGCAGGGCCTTCAGCATCAGACATTTACCCCTTGCTGTCCTGGAGGCAGGGGCATCTGCAGGGCTGGGCTCCCCCGGGGCCCTAGGGGAGGGACCTTCCTGTCTCTCGCAGCTCCTGGGGGCTCCCAGAGTCCTGTGGTTGGAGGCTGTGTCCCTCTGGAGTCTGTCTTCCCGaggcctctcctctgtgtctgtgtccaaactTCCCTGTCCCTATGAGGACACCCGTCCTTGGATCCATGGCCGACCCGACTGCAGCAGGACCTCAGTgtatcttaattacatctgcaaagaccctgctTCCAAATACGGTCCCATTCTGTGGTTCCAGGTGGGCGTGAGCTTGGGCGGCTACTCTTCACCCCAGGACCTGCCTGAGGAGGGCCAGGACAGGGGAGGTCCTGAGGGTGCTTCCGCTTGCAGGTCACGTGCTGGTTTTGGTTCCAGGGCAGCAACCTCGTGGATCCCATCAAGCCTTGAACTCCAAGGGTACGAGCTGCGTACAGAGCGTGCACAACACATCGATGACACATTTACATGA